The following are encoded together in the Salvia hispanica cultivar TCC Black 2014 chromosome 6, UniMelb_Shisp_WGS_1.0, whole genome shotgun sequence genome:
- the LOC125192868 gene encoding ethylene-responsive transcription factor ERF008-like, translating into MDGACCTASSPASPSEISKRQRRQQEKPYRGIRMRKWGKWVAEIREPNKRSRIWLGSYSSPVAAARAYDTALFHLRGPSARLNFPEFIVKDVVDEPRDLSAAAIRKKATEVGARVDAMQSARSGSGRAVEKPDLNEYPSPESSEEN; encoded by the coding sequence ATGGACGGAGCGTGCTGCACAGCTTCCTCACCGGCGTCGCCCTCGGAAATCTCGAAGCGGCAGCGCCGGCAGCAAGAGAAACCTTACCGCGGCATACGGATGCGCAAGTGGGGGAAGTGGGTGGCGGAGATACGCGAGCCGAATAAACGCTCCAGAATCTGGCTCGGCTCCTACTCCTCCCCCGTCGCGGCGGCGCGTGCCTACGACACCGCCCTGTTCCACCTCCGCGGCCCCTCCGCGCGCCTCAATTTCCCCGAATTCATCGTCAAGGACGTCGTCGACGAGCCGCGCGATTTATCCGCCGCCGCGATTAGGAAAAAAGCCACCGAGGTCGGCGCCAGAGTCGACGCGATGCAAAGCGCGCGCTCCGGATCGGGCCGGGCTGTCGAGAAGCCCGATTTGAATGAGTATCCGAGCCCGGAGAGCTCGGAGGAAAATTGA